The following proteins come from a genomic window of Pseudomonas sp. J452:
- a CDS encoding ABC transporter ATP-binding protein encodes MTSSDLVIQARGLSKRFGELTAVDQLDLSVRRAEVFGFLGPNGCGKSTTIRMLCGLLLPSAGEIEVLGCQIPRDAEELKRRIGYMTQRFSLYEDLTVGENLEFLAAVHGVPRRSSRQRINEVLERYWLADRRKQLAGTLSGGQKQRLALAGAVLHKPDLLLLDEPTSAVDPQSRREFWDSLFELADAGTTLLVSTHYMDEAERCTRLGILDAGRLVADGSPRELMDALPGHPLLIEHPQPRLVQRTLQGSPDVLAMAQIGNVLRVLVANPDARQHIEQRLRSAGISAQIEDGEANLEDVFVSVTRKPVQAQP; translated from the coding sequence ATGACCAGCAGTGACCTGGTGATCCAGGCGCGCGGCCTGAGCAAGCGCTTCGGCGAGCTAACCGCGGTCGACCAGCTTGACCTCAGCGTGCGCCGCGCCGAAGTGTTCGGCTTCCTCGGCCCCAACGGCTGCGGCAAGTCCACCACCATCCGCATGCTCTGCGGCCTGCTGCTGCCCAGCGCCGGCGAGATCGAGGTGCTCGGCTGCCAGATCCCGCGCGACGCCGAAGAGTTGAAGCGGCGCATCGGCTACATGACCCAGCGTTTCTCGCTTTACGAAGACCTCACGGTGGGCGAGAACCTCGAATTCCTCGCCGCCGTGCATGGCGTGCCCCGGCGCAGCAGCCGCCAGCGCATCAACGAAGTGCTGGAGCGCTACTGGCTGGCCGACCGACGCAAGCAGCTGGCCGGCACCCTCAGCGGCGGGCAGAAGCAGCGCCTGGCCCTGGCCGGCGCGGTATTGCACAAACCCGACCTGCTGTTGCTCGACGAACCGACCAGCGCGGTCGACCCACAGTCGCGCCGCGAGTTCTGGGACTCGCTGTTCGAACTGGCCGACGCCGGCACCACCCTGCTGGTGTCCACCCACTACATGGACGAAGCCGAGCGCTGCACGCGCCTGGGCATCCTCGACGCCGGTCGCCTGGTGGCCGACGGCAGCCCGCGCGAGTTGATGGACGCCCTGCCCGGCCACCCGCTGCTGATTGAGCACCCGCAGCCACGCCTGGTTCAGCGCACTCTACAAGGCAGCCCGGACGTGCTGGCCATGGCGCAGATCGGCAACGTCCTGCGCGTGCTGGTGGCCAACCCCGATGCCCGCCAGCACATCGAGCAGCGCCTGCGCAGCGCCGGTATCAGCGCGCAGATCGAGGACGGCGAGGCCAACCTGGAAGACGTCTTCGTCAGCGTCACCCGCAAGCCCGTGCAGGCCCAGCCATGA